The Fimbriimonadales bacterium genome includes the window AAAGGACACCGGAATAGGCTCTTCTGATGGAACTTGAGACACTCCGCCTGTTCCGCTCAATAAGATGAACGAGATGCTAACCGCCAACCGATACATCATCAGGTGATTTAACCTCCACAGCACCAGCAGGAAATCCGGTTTTTCCTGGTTGGATGATTACGACTGATGCCGAAGTATTGTCTTCGCTACTCACTGCTTCGATGCTACTATTCCCTGCTCCTAATGACGCAGCAAGAACCACCTCGGAAACTTCCTCGACCGCCGAGTTTTCAGATGTTTTCTTTTCCGTAATTTTTGGAACAGAAGTTGCTACCAATAAAGGCTTTTTCTTAGTTTTTAGTTTCTTCGGAATATCAGCCCCCCCATTAGCATTCGCCATAGATTTCTGATTGTTTTCAGGTTTTACAATTCCTTCCTCCGTCGGAGCAAAAGTGTTCGGCGAAGTGTAAGCAGCGCCGTTTTCAATCCCCTCTGAGGAAGGTTTTGAATCGTTCGAGAGGTTAGCGGCAACGAATTTCGTCGAAGAATCTCGAGGATAATAATTCGGTAACAGTAACGCTAAAGAAACCACCGCCACGAAAAAAGCACTGAATGCGAATGCTCGTGCGAGGGTCAGCCGCGTCGCCATTCGCAGTTCTCGTGAAAGAATCGCTTCTCGAAGGCGAGCACTGTCGAAGAATGAAACGGGTGCTTCGGGCAACGATTTGATTGCCTCTGCGCAGCGTTTAAAGTCCTGAAATACGTTTTTACAATAAGTGCAGGATTCGACATGTGCGAGGGAGCGGTCTTTCTCGGCCTCGTCCAATTCGCCGTAAGCCAATAAAATAATTTTTTCTTCGTATTTACATCTTTTCATTTTTGCGATTTTTCCTCCTTGCCTTCGCCTAAAAGCGGGATGAGTCTATCGCGCAATGCCCTTCTGGCACGCAGAACTCGAAGTTTCGCCCCACCGACTGAACAGCCCAATATTTCAGCAATCTCGTGATAATCTTTTTCCTCGAAATCACGCAAAATCAATACACTTCTGTGATGAGCAGGCATCCCCAGGAGCGCTTTTCGAACTATTTCTGCTCGACGTTCGCGTTCCATCTCCTCAGTCGGGTTTATTGTTTTCCCTATCGTCATCCATTCGAGCGCTCCCGCGGCTTCTTGCTGTTCGAGAGATGCCCTGCGTGAATTCATCCTTACACGGTCAGTGCATAAGTTCATAGCAATTCGCACTATCCAGGTCGAAAACTTCGCTTGTTTTCGAAAACGATGAAGGTTTTGGAATGCCCTCACGAATGCTTCTTGGGTGATATCCTCCGCTTCATCTCGAGAATGCAACATCTGATACACATATCGGTAAACGGTCAGGCGATGCTCCGCGTATAACCTTTCGAAAGCCTGGTAATCCCCTTCACGCGCTGCAGCAACCAACACTTCGTCGGTTATCCCTCCTGTAAGCGAGGCGGCATGAGACATCGTGGCTTCCATTTCGAGGTCCTTTTCTTGTTCTGTCATATGCTTGACGCCTCAAACCGTTTCGAGTTACCATTAGAGGTAGATGTTCTATTTCTCCCTGTTGCCCGAAAATGAGTTTGCTCTAATTCCATGACGGAGTCTCTCTGGCGAATCGTCTCTTTGCCAGCCGTCGAGGCTGCCCCCTTGCTGTTAGGATGCATTTTTCGCTTTGGAAAGACAGCCGGAAAAATCGTCGAAGTCGAAGCCTACAGCGAAGAAGACCCGGCGAGCCATTCTTTTGGAGGAATGCGGCATAGAAATCGTCACATGTTCCTCGGACCTGGGCATCTTTACGTGTATCGGAGTTATGGTGTGCATTGGTGCGTGAATATCGTGGTAGGAGCCGAAGGTTCAGGGGAGGCTGTTCTTATCCGATCTCTCGAACCTACTATGGGTATATCTACGATGAAAAGACGCCGAAATTGTTCCGATTTATCCCGTTTATGCTGTGGTCCGGGCTGCGTTGCGGCTGCAATGGGAATCACAGGCAAACATAGTGGCTTACTCCTCGGAGAAGGCATTGCCGATTTAGAACCGCCGTCGGAACCCATTCCAATAATGGTAAGCACTCGCATAGGAATACGAAAGGCTGCTGACTGGCAAAGAAGGTTTTTCATCGCGGGAAATCCCTATGTAAGCCACAACAAAAGGGGGAAGGAATTCGTTGTGCCAGTGGGGGTCATGGGCTATGAGGTCATGGGATAAGTAATGAAGATAAAATGGTTTTTATAAAAGGATAGTGGTTTTTAGAAGACAAACGACTCCACAAAAAGAACTGAAAAAAACGAATTCGTTGAAAGAAAACTTATGATTCCTCTTACATTTCCTCGCAGAAAAAGCAAAGCAGTCCGAATTGGTGATATCACCGTCGGAGGAGGTAGCCCTATCGCTGTTCAAAGCATGCTCACGGAGGAGACTAAAAACATCGAAACATGCGTTGAACAGGCA containing:
- a CDS encoding sigma-70 family RNA polymerase sigma factor, which produces MTEQEKDLEMEATMSHAASLTGGITDEVLVAAAREGDYQAFERLYAEHRLTVYRYVYQMLHSRDEAEDITQEAFVRAFQNLHRFRKQAKFSTWIVRIAMNLCTDRVRMNSRRASLEQQEAAGALEWMTIGKTINPTEEMERERRAEIVRKALLGMPAHHRSVLILRDFEEKDYHEIAEILGCSVGGAKLRVLRARRALRDRLIPLLGEGKEEKSQK
- a CDS encoding DNA-3-methyladenine glycosylase yields the protein MTESLWRIVSLPAVEAAPLLLGCIFRFGKTAGKIVEVEAYSEEDPASHSFGGMRHRNRHMFLGPGHLYVYRSYGVHWCVNIVVGAEGSGEAVLIRSLEPTMGISTMKRRRNCSDLSRLCCGPGCVAAAMGITGKHSGLLLGEGIADLEPPSEPIPIMVSTRIGIRKAADWQRRFFIAGNPYVSHNKRGKEFVVPVGVMGYEVMG